A single Marinitoga aeolica DNA region contains:
- a CDS encoding deoxyribonuclease IV, with protein sequence MFKIGAHMSTSKGFHKVPEATRNIGGNTFQIFCHSPRTWKVKEPKESDVVKFKEKMKEFDISFDDVLVHSGYLINLATPKDENWEKSINLMKEEIKITAHLGIKYFNVHPGSHLGEGDEFGYDRIAKALDIILEELKNLDVVILLENVAKKGGNIGWNMKQLGEIIKRSNFQDKLGITYDTCHGFDSNYDIRDKEDVKRLLDEIDKYIGLEKFKMIHLNDSKFPLGAGKDRHEFIGKGEIGIKGFETFLSFDEIIKLPMHLETPGDDSEHAEDIKVVKGIFEKLNTR encoded by the coding sequence AGAAATATAGGCGGTAATACATTTCAGATTTTTTGTCATAGTCCAAGAACATGGAAAGTTAAAGAACCAAAAGAATCAGATGTTGTTAAATTTAAAGAAAAAATGAAAGAATTTGATATATCTTTTGATGATGTGCTTGTTCATTCTGGATATTTGATTAATCTTGCAACACCAAAGGATGAAAATTGGGAAAAATCCATTAATTTAATGAAAGAAGAAATAAAAATCACAGCGCATCTGGGTATTAAATATTTTAATGTACATCCTGGTTCTCATCTTGGTGAAGGTGATGAATTTGGATATGATAGAATTGCTAAAGCGTTGGATATTATTTTAGAAGAATTAAAGAATTTAGATGTTGTTATCCTTCTTGAAAATGTTGCAAAAAAAGGTGGAAATATAGGTTGGAATATGAAACAACTTGGTGAAATAATAAAAAGAAGCAATTTTCAAGATAAATTGGGTATTACATATGATACATGTCATGGCTTTGATTCTAATTATGATATAAGAGATAAAGAGGATGTGAAAAGATTATTAGATGAAATAGATAAATATATAGGATTAGAAAAGTTTAAAATGATTCATTTGAATGACTCTAAATTTCCATTGGGTGCCGGTAAAGATAGACATGAGTTTATTGGAAAAGGTGAAATAGGGATAAAAGGGTTTGAAACATTTTTATCTTTTGATGAAATTATTAAACTGCCGATGCATCTTGAGACGCCTGGTGATGATTCAGAACATGCTGAAGATATCAAGGTAGTAAAAGGCATATTTGAGAAACTAAATACCAGGTAA
- the hflK gene encoding FtsH protease activity modulator HflK, whose translation MTDNFEIFDVEEEKPKKRKSFFKRILWLIIVLLVLGYFSTSIYQVGPSEMGLVLTFGKYTASTGPGIHWHLPYPFQTHRIVDIKTLKKIEIGFRTVNYRGKIEYQPVSEEALMITGDENIVSLEAVVQYRISDPAKFAFRILNGFDMVKFATESVLREMVAINPIDDVLTSERDRIAMETAAKVQKILDSYGAGIKVENVYLQEVAPPDEVVKAFDDVNSAKQDKEKFINEANRYANDVIPKAEGQAQKILRDAEAYAYEKVAIATGEAKRFKAMLKEYNMSKDITKKRIILEAIQDLLENAKQKIIVDSSETLKLLNLPELGGGTK comes from the coding sequence ATGACAGACAACTTTGAGATTTTTGATGTTGAAGAGGAAAAGCCAAAGAAAAGAAAAAGCTTTTTCAAGAGAATACTATGGCTGATTATTGTTTTATTGGTTTTAGGTTATTTTAGTACAAGTATTTATCAAGTTGGGCCATCGGAAATGGGATTAGTTTTGACTTTTGGTAAATATACAGCAAGCACAGGCCCTGGAATTCATTGGCATTTGCCTTATCCATTTCAAACACATAGAATAGTGGATATTAAAACGTTGAAAAAGATTGAAATTGGATTTAGAACAGTGAATTATAGGGGGAAAATAGAGTATCAGCCGGTTTCGGAAGAGGCATTAATGATTACAGGCGATGAAAACATTGTAAGTCTTGAAGCTGTTGTACAATATAGAATTTCAGATCCAGCAAAGTTTGCATTCAGGATATTAAATGGTTTTGATATGGTGAAATTTGCTACTGAAAGTGTATTAAGAGAAATGGTAGCAATTAATCCTATTGATGATGTTTTAACTTCTGAAAGGGATAGAATAGCTATGGAAACAGCAGCTAAAGTACAAAAGATATTAGATTCATATGGTGCTGGTATTAAAGTTGAAAATGTTTATTTGCAGGAAGTTGCTCCGCCAGATGAAGTAGTTAAAGCATTTGATGATGTTAATAGTGCAAAGCAGGATAAAGAGAAATTTATAAACGAAGCAAATAGATATGCAAATGATGTTATTCCTAAAGCTGAAGGACAAGCACAAAAAATATTAAGAGATGCAGAAGCATATGCATATGAAAAGGTAGCAATAGCAACTGGTGAAGCTAAAAGATTTAAAGCAATGTTAAAAGAGTATAATATGTCTAAAGATATTACAAAGAAAAGAATAATACTCGAAGCAATTCAAGATTTATTGGAAAATGCAAAGCAAAAAATTATTGTTGATAGTTCTGAAACACTTAAATTGCTTAACTTACCTGAATTAGGTGGTGGTACAAAATGA
- the hflC gene encoding protease modulator HflC — protein sequence MKKTTKFTILGIIIVIVILFITTSLFIVNQEQQAVVLRFGQIKKVVTEPGISFKTPFIDNVVKFEKRLMLYDIEPERIITADKKTVIVDTYTIWRINDPKTFMESMRSVQLALTRIDDVVYSNVRDLVAKYTLDEVLSKKREEMLTEITKRSGENLKQFGIEIVDVRVKRTDLPPDISKSVYNRMMAERYSIAAQIRAEGQREAEIIKAEADKKVKIITSEAQKNAEIIRGTADASIISIYAEAYNKSPDFFELRRLADIYQQSFKDGMLILSPDSPILKFLYEGK from the coding sequence ATGAAAAAAACAACCAAATTTACAATATTAGGCATAATTATAGTTATTGTTATATTATTTATAACAACTTCTTTGTTTATTGTTAATCAGGAACAGCAAGCTGTAGTGTTAAGATTTGGTCAAATTAAGAAAGTTGTTACAGAACCTGGGATAAGTTTTAAAACACCATTTATTGATAATGTGGTAAAATTTGAAAAAAGGCTAATGTTATATGATATTGAACCAGAAAGAATTATTACAGCAGATAAAAAAACAGTTATTGTTGATACATACACAATCTGGAGAATTAATGATCCAAAAACATTTATGGAGAGTATGAGGTCTGTTCAATTGGCTTTAACAAGAATAGATGATGTAGTATATTCAAATGTTAGAGACCTGGTAGCTAAATATACATTAGATGAAGTTTTATCCAAAAAAAGAGAAGAGATGTTAACCGAGATTACAAAACGTAGTGGTGAAAATCTAAAACAGTTTGGTATTGAAATTGTAGATGTTAGAGTTAAAAGAACAGATTTGCCACCAGATATTTCAAAATCTGTATATAATAGAATGATGGCAGAAAGATATTCAATTGCTGCACAAATAAGAGCAGAAGGTCAGAGAGAAGCAGAAATTATTAAAGCAGAAGCTGATAAAAAAGTAAAAATAATAACTTCAGAAGCACAAAAGAATGCAGAAATTATCAGAGGTACAGCAGATGCAAGTATAATATCAATATATGCTGAAGCATATAATAAAAGTCCAGATTTCTTTGAATTAAGAAGATTGGCAGACATTTATCAGCAATCATTTAAAGATGGTATGTTGATATTATCACCAGATTCACCAATTTTAAAATTTTTATATGAGGGAAAATAA
- a CDS encoding tRNA1(Val) (adenine(37)-N6)-methyltransferase, with translation MNLDEVFRQLNLKSPNKFHSPTHGTTFLIEISKFLKNEKKILELGSGIGSVSLALAKIYKDIEVTGFELQKEPYDYSIMNLKENDLQDRVKFINDDIENISKYIERESIDCIVTNPPHYSDKSLKSPFEDRKKARTFDKNNLEKFFKTASYALKNKKRMIFVYHPTYFITFLNLAKKYNFMLQEMYIAYGNKNGTAQLIGGVLRKNGGENLKIYPPVFLKSSGE, from the coding sequence GTGAATTTAGATGAAGTTTTTAGACAATTAAATTTAAAATCACCTAATAAATTTCATTCACCAACACACGGAACAACATTTCTTATTGAAATCTCAAAGTTTTTAAAAAATGAAAAGAAAATATTGGAATTAGGTTCTGGAATCGGCAGTGTATCACTTGCATTAGCAAAGATATACAAAGATATCGAAGTTACTGGTTTTGAGCTACAAAAAGAACCATATGATTACTCTATTATGAATTTGAAAGAGAATGATCTTCAGGATAGAGTGAAATTTATAAACGATGATATTGAAAATATTTCAAAATATATAGAGAGAGAATCCATAGATTGTATTGTTACCAACCCACCACATTATTCAGATAAATCATTGAAAAGCCCCTTTGAAGACAGAAAAAAGGCAAGGACATTTGATAAGAATAATCTGGAAAAATTCTTTAAAACTGCAAGTTATGCATTAAAAAACAAAAAGAGAATGATTTTTGTATATCATCCTACATATTTTATAACCTTCCTAAATTTAGCCAAAAAGTATAATTTTATGCTTCAAGAAATGTATATAGCTTATGGAAATAAAAATGGGACAGCGCAGCTAATAGGTGGAGTTTTAAGAAAAAATGGAGGAGAGAATTTAAAAATATATCCACCTGTATTTCTAAAAAGTAGCGGAGAATAA
- the tmk gene encoding dTMP kinase produces the protein MLITFEGIESSGKSTLSKKLVEYFKLKDYPVIWNREPGGTELGEKIRELLLGNYNICHVSEALLFAASRAQLIEELIKPNMDKIIILDRFVDSSIVYQGYARELGWKEVYEINKHALDGVMPDLTIVVDVSVETSFKRMANKNRDRIESEGKEFFEKTREGFLKLKDWFPERNIEIISGEMDLNEEFNILLNIIKKYMR, from the coding sequence ATGCTTATAACTTTTGAGGGAATAGAAAGTTCAGGAAAATCAACATTATCTAAAAAATTAGTGGAATATTTTAAATTAAAAGATTATCCTGTTATCTGGAATAGAGAACCCGGTGGAACAGAATTAGGCGAAAAAATAAGAGAATTACTTTTGGGAAATTATAATATATGTCACGTCAGTGAAGCATTGTTGTTTGCAGCCAGTAGGGCACAATTAATAGAAGAATTAATTAAACCAAACATGGATAAAATTATTATTTTAGATAGATTTGTTGATTCATCGATAGTTTATCAGGGATATGCAAGAGAATTAGGATGGAAAGAAGTGTATGAAATAAATAAACATGCTTTAGATGGAGTTATGCCAGATTTAACCATTGTTGTTGATGTTTCTGTTGAAACGTCTTTTAAAAGAATGGCGAATAAAAATAGGGATAGGATAGAAAGTGAAGGAAAAGAGTTTTTTGAAAAGACAAGAGAAGGATTTTTGAAATTAAAAGATTGGTTCCCTGAAAGAAATATTGAAATAATCAGTGGTGAAATGGATTTAAATGAAGAATTTAATATTTTATTGAATATTATAAAAAAGTACATGAGATAA
- a CDS encoding AAA family ATPase, whose amino-acid sequence MKIKKLKVKNFKSFNELEVELKNFNVLIGANAGGKSNFIHIFEFLRDIAKLGLDNAISIQGDVEYIRNINIGSAENLSIESVFSFDEDRIFLEKVKDEFFLIKIHEIFYEFELEFYKRSSKYKIVKDKLVQKLKIFKSEEKSKKLKEDNFLGEGKLIISRENNGKIKIHLESPDNVSIKEDSIYPQFFIKEKLSNNILLINTPYFIIPFPLIEAFGDISIYDFDPKLPKKAIPITGKAELEEDGSNLSIILNNIIKNTNKKKKLFNLVKDILPFISNLDVEKLADKSLLFKLEEKYFKNNYIPASLISDGTINIIALIITLYFEKKNLTIIEEPERNIHPYLISKMVEMMEDASQRKQIIVTTHNPEIVKYTNLDNILLVSRDNKGFSTISRPADKEEVKIFLENEIGIEELFIQNLLRG is encoded by the coding sequence ATGAAAATAAAAAAATTAAAGGTTAAAAATTTTAAAAGTTTTAATGAATTAGAAGTTGAACTCAAAAATTTTAATGTATTAATAGGTGCGAATGCAGGTGGAAAATCCAATTTCATTCATATTTTTGAATTTTTGAGAGATATCGCAAAGTTAGGATTAGATAACGCTATTTCTATACAAGGTGATGTTGAATATATTAGAAATATAAATATTGGCTCAGCAGAAAATTTGTCTATAGAATCTGTATTTTCTTTTGATGAAGATAGAATTTTTCTTGAGAAGGTTAAAGATGAATTTTTTTTAATAAAAATTCATGAAATATTTTATGAATTTGAATTAGAGTTCTATAAAAGAAGTTCAAAATATAAAATTGTAAAAGATAAATTGGTTCAAAAACTTAAAATTTTTAAATCTGAAGAAAAGAGCAAAAAACTGAAAGAAGATAATTTTCTTGGTGAGGGAAAACTCATTATATCAAGAGAAAATAATGGTAAAATAAAAATACACCTTGAAAGTCCTGATAATGTCTCCATAAAAGAAGATAGTATATATCCTCAATTTTTTATAAAAGAAAAGTTGTCTAATAATATTCTTTTGATAAATACTCCTTATTTTATTATTCCATTTCCTTTAATAGAAGCTTTTGGAGATATTTCGATTTATGATTTTGATCCAAAACTGCCAAAAAAAGCTATTCCAATTACAGGAAAAGCCGAATTAGAGGAAGATGGAAGTAACTTATCAATTATTCTCAATAATATTATAAAAAATACGAATAAGAAAAAGAAACTTTTTAATCTTGTAAAAGACATTTTGCCATTTATATCTAATCTTGATGTAGAAAAATTAGCGGATAAATCTTTGCTTTTTAAATTAGAAGAGAAATATTTTAAGAATAATTATATACCAGCATCTTTAATCTCGGATGGAACTATAAATATAATAGCTTTAATTATAACCTTATATTTTGAGAAAAAAAATCTAACTATTATTGAAGAACCAGAACGAAATATTCATCCTTATCTTATTTCAAAAATGGTAGAAATGATGGAAGATGCATCACAAAGGAAGCAAATTATTGTTACAACACATAATCCAGAAATAGTAAAATATACAAATTTAGATAACATTTTATTAGTTTCTCGTGATAATAAAGGGTTTTCTACGATTTCCAGGCCAGCAGATAAAGAAGAAGTGAAAATATTTTTAGAAAACGAAATAGGAATTGAAGAATTATTTATTCAGAATTTACTCAGGGGGTAG
- a CDS encoding 4-fold beta flower protein: MELTFYDKEGRAVAYTEDRLHIYLFDGRPVAYIKDNSIYAYSGKHLGWLEDGWVIEHSGKCVFFTEISSAYGPIKPVKQIKPIKNIKQINPIKSIKEIQPFKPVRQLLWSDFSGEEFFYQLYI; this comes from the coding sequence ATGGAATTAACATTTTATGATAAAGAAGGTAGAGCAGTTGCATATACAGAAGATAGACTACACATTTATCTTTTTGATGGAAGACCTGTGGCTTATATTAAAGACAACTCAATTTATGCGTATTCCGGGAAACATTTGGGTTGGCTTGAAGATGGTTGGGTTATTGAACATTCAGGAAAATGTGTTTTCTTTACTGAAATTTCATCAGCATATGGTCCGATCAAACCTGTAAAACAAATAAAGCCTATCAAGAACATAAAACAAATAAATCCAATAAAAAGTATAAAAGAGATCCAACCTTTTAAACCTGTTAGACAACTATTATGGTCAGATTTTTCTGGAGAAGAATTCTTTTATCAATTATATATTTGA
- a CDS encoding DUF4209 domain-containing protein: MDKEHKNKEIKKFLYELDAISEKISEYEISQKIKSFIKNEFEKDPPEILIWEQIAFDLIENCNDNKMCWDTYFGPFSVWSNEKGEMFEYPSIQKLSSEIIIYWEKRAKESKHPILRARYSNLVWDFSSIITGKKPDYSIAQIFVDSVVEIMEKDLHKYTIDVIKNKAKRALSIALSINDKKLINILIDTIINYEEKISEDDKPGLWGFSYELLIKNKNIKLSKDKKQIIIERLEERFKRLLMRNDYWAVKRAVVLLVDYYSRHQKKEKTKEILINFEKVIQRLSGQISFFTKSFFLEELYHFYIKYGLKKEADRISFEIKKIGKNVVSELKTIEASIKISNEEIKKFIDNIIVNDLRNSLKKVALYYIPKKEEIKTQLRELSQEAPLTYLFSRKIIDREGRVICSVGSLEEDMDGHISLQISQNMGIDAFLLNETINTLIKKFDLDVKKIVDYFYESPIFDEKRREFFIQGIEAYLNKEFIKALHILIPQIEAIIRNLAELIGIPVLKTSSSDGFNYKTLDGLLRENRAIGILTEDMSLYLRVLLTDPRGWNLRNNMCHGISNVEDFNQISADRIFHALLCLALVKEEK; encoded by the coding sequence ATGGATAAAGAACATAAAAATAAAGAAATAAAAAAGTTTCTGTATGAGTTAGATGCAATATCAGAGAAAATATCAGAATATGAAATATCGCAAAAAATTAAAAGTTTTATAAAAAATGAGTTTGAAAAAGATCCTCCAGAAATTTTAATTTGGGAACAAATAGCTTTTGATTTGATAGAGAATTGCAATGATAATAAAATGTGTTGGGATACTTATTTTGGACCTTTTTCTGTTTGGTCAAATGAAAAAGGAGAAATGTTTGAATATCCCAGCATCCAGAAATTAAGCTCTGAAATCATCATCTATTGGGAAAAAAGAGCCAAAGAATCTAAACATCCAATTCTTAGAGCGCGATATTCTAATTTAGTATGGGATTTTTCTTCTATAATTACGGGGAAAAAGCCTGATTATTCAATTGCTCAGATTTTTGTAGATAGTGTTGTAGAAATTATGGAAAAAGATTTACATAAATATACTATAGATGTAATAAAAAATAAAGCCAAGCGAGCTTTATCTATAGCATTAAGTATTAATGATAAAAAACTAATAAATATATTAATAGATACAATCATTAATTACGAAGAAAAAATATCGGAGGATGATAAACCAGGTTTATGGGGATTTTCATATGAATTACTTATTAAAAATAAAAATATAAAATTAAGTAAAGATAAAAAACAAATAATCATTGAGAGATTAGAAGAAAGATTTAAAAGATTATTAATGAGAAATGATTATTGGGCAGTTAAAAGAGCAGTAGTTTTATTAGTAGATTATTATTCCAGACACCAAAAGAAAGAAAAAACAAAAGAGATATTAATTAATTTTGAAAAAGTAATTCAAAGACTATCTGGGCAAATTTCGTTTTTTACTAAGAGCTTTTTTCTTGAAGAATTGTATCATTTTTATATTAAGTATGGATTAAAAAAAGAGGCAGATAGAATTTCTTTTGAAATTAAAAAAATTGGTAAGAATGTAGTATCTGAATTAAAGACAATAGAAGCTTCCATAAAAATTTCAAATGAAGAAATTAAAAAATTCATTGACAATATAATAGTTAATGATTTAAGAAATTCTTTGAAAAAAGTTGCTTTATATTATATTCCTAAAAAAGAAGAAATTAAAACGCAATTAAGGGAATTATCTCAAGAAGCACCTCTTACATATTTATTTAGCAGAAAAATTATAGATAGAGAAGGGCGTGTAATTTGTTCAGTAGGCTCATTAGAAGAAGATATGGATGGACATATTAGTCTTCAAATCTCGCAAAATATGGGAATTGATGCATTTCTTTTAAATGAAACAATAAATACATTAATAAAAAAATTTGATTTAGATGTTAAAAAGATTGTTGATTATTTTTATGAGTCACCTATTTTCGATGAAAAAAGAAGAGAATTTTTCATTCAAGGAATAGAAGCTTATTTAAATAAGGAATTTATAAAAGCTTTACATATTTTGATTCCACAAATTGAAGCAATAATTAGAAATTTAGCAGAATTAATCGGAATCCCTGTTTTAAAGACTTCTTCTTCTGATGGATTTAATTATAAAACATTGGATGGTCTATTAAGAGAAAATAGAGCAATTGGCATTTTAACAGAGGATATGTCCTTGTATTTAAGAGTATTACTTACTGATCCAAGAGGATGGAATCTTCGTAACAATATGTGTCACGGTATAAGTAACGTAGAAGATTTTAATCAAATTTCTGCTGATAGAATATTTCATGCACTTTTATGTTTAGCTTTGGTAAAAGAAGAAAAATGA
- a CDS encoding AbiJ-NTD4 domain-containing protein — MKKTFSYGNLNPFIFQLYDKFFKKSIDEIPFHYSSFEERKIYYWNDIYENIKDYFFTCKWYEIYDFIEFTINNYSNDYITKSFIKYCNKVLGKEKSGYRIIEKQIVPIIDDIEIKEIEKH; from the coding sequence TTGAAAAAAACATTTAGTTATGGTAACTTAAATCCTTTTATTTTTCAACTTTATGATAAATTTTTTAAAAAGTCAATTGATGAGATACCATTTCATTATAGCAGTTTTGAGGAAAGAAAAATTTACTACTGGAATGATATTTATGAAAATATAAAAGATTATTTTTTTACCTGTAAGTGGTACGAAATATATGATTTTATCGAATTTACAATTAATAATTATTCCAATGATTATATCACTAAAAGTTTTATTAAATATTGTAATAAAGTTTTGGGAAAGGAAAAATCAGGATATAGAATTATTGAAAAACAGATTGTTCCTATAATAGATGATATTGAGATAAAAGAGATTGAGAAGCATTGA
- a CDS encoding AAA-like domain-containing protein gives MRRFCTSGPVDKKTCYYVERPELMKEAIDHIENWRYFTVSAPRQTGKTTFLNEIVEKIKDKYLPIFISFESYMNKDEKDFLETLVEDINRSYKKIYKEEKLIEKTPKNIDDIRNTIEKLYITKGKELVLMIDEFERFDNERIMNQFLHVIRTIYHNKEVYGLRSVILISVGYLSGILEDNASPFNIAEHMEVPYFTKEQVYDLLNQHEKETGQIFEEEVKELIWHNAGGQPGLTNALAYDLVAKKAKNEKIITKSHFEKTLYDYLRKYIDKNIANIINKAKKEKELVMKILFEPGSVEFNIYDERINYLYLNGVIDNCEGKCCVRVPLYYKALYDRFKPQINSEKEKMKPFGETVKNYISNGILDLNKLMKRYIEYIKQRGAIMFKGRNYYEGVYQYNLDQFLSLYVEATEGKVYPETQVGGGRIDLLINLNNMEYLIEIKANIDTDEYEKAKKQLIEYIKRKGLKEGWLIIYSNTIEDFKYIIEEKDGVKIHVWFIKTNFENPSKIK, from the coding sequence ATGAGAAGATTTTGTACAAGCGGACCTGTTGATAAAAAAACATGTTACTATGTAGAAAGACCAGAATTGATGAAAGAAGCAATTGATCATATAGAGAATTGGAGATACTTTACAGTATCAGCGCCAAGACAAACAGGAAAAACAACATTTTTAAACGAAATAGTGGAAAAAATAAAAGACAAATATTTGCCTATATTTATTTCATTTGAGAGTTATATGAATAAAGATGAAAAAGATTTTCTTGAAACATTAGTAGAGGATATTAACAGGTCATATAAAAAGATATATAAAGAAGAAAAATTAATTGAAAAAACACCAAAAAATATTGATGATATAAGGAATACAATAGAAAAACTATACATAACAAAAGGTAAAGAATTAGTGTTAATGATAGATGAATTTGAAAGGTTTGATAATGAAAGAATAATGAATCAATTTTTGCATGTAATAAGAACAATATATCATAATAAAGAAGTATATGGATTAAGAAGTGTAATATTAATAAGCGTAGGATATTTAAGTGGGATATTAGAAGATAATGCAAGTCCATTTAATATAGCAGAGCATATGGAAGTGCCATATTTTACAAAAGAACAGGTATATGACTTATTAAACCAACATGAAAAAGAAACAGGGCAAATATTTGAAGAAGAAGTAAAAGAACTTATATGGCATAATGCAGGAGGACAACCTGGATTAACCAATGCATTAGCATATGATTTAGTGGCAAAAAAAGCAAAAAATGAAAAGATAATAACAAAATCTCATTTTGAAAAGACATTGTATGATTATCTAAGAAAATATATAGATAAAAACATAGCCAATATAATAAACAAAGCAAAGAAAGAAAAAGAATTGGTAATGAAAATATTATTTGAACCAGGAAGCGTTGAATTTAATATATATGATGAAAGGATAAACTACTTATATTTAAATGGAGTAATAGATAATTGTGAAGGGAAATGTTGTGTAAGAGTGCCGTTATACTATAAAGCATTATATGACAGATTTAAACCACAAATAAATAGCGAAAAAGAAAAAATGAAACCATTTGGAGAAACAGTCAAGAATTACATAAGTAACGGTATATTAGACCTAAATAAATTGATGAAAAGATATATAGAATATATAAAACAAAGAGGAGCAATAATGTTTAAAGGAAGGAATTATTATGAAGGAGTATATCAATATAATTTAGATCAATTTCTAAGTTTATATGTTGAAGCAACAGAAGGAAAAGTATATCCAGAAACACAAGTGGGTGGAGGAAGAATAGATTTATTAATAAATCTAAATAATATGGAATATCTAATAGAAATAAAAGCCAACATAGATACAGATGAATATGAAAAAGCGAAAAAACAATTAATAGAATATATAAAAAGAAAAGGATTAAAAGAAGGATGGTTGATAATATACTCAAACACAATAGAAGATTTTAAATATATAATAGAAGAAAAAGATGGAGTAAAAATTCATGTGTGGTTTATAAAAACAAATTTTGAAAATCCATCCAAAATCAAATAG